In one Arenibacter antarcticus genomic region, the following are encoded:
- a CDS encoding FUSC family membrane protein, producing MIKDWLRLSSLYFRSAYFFRACKFTVAVLLPLVTLGLLGYIEFAVPIAIGVFLNAPSDIPGSLKRKVYGILISIALTMGVTLIVSLSQPHFWLLLVVITLLAFSISLLAVYGFRGSLVAFSGLLAMVLGLAHGISSIALWMHVLLLGGGGLFYLAVSLLTHRIIPKKDEDQLLSDTLDLTGDYLEVRGQLLAQTEKRDELSRKLFKLQSEISEKHEVLRELLLTKERRVNRSHFDEKHLMIFISLVDILELALANSLDYHKFDSLFQGQEKPLKKFIKVNRVFSEQLKVLSDCIITKQDIPSKAPMIKALSAANRAIADFVNEVKLPQAREGALMLKNLHDYQAMQLQKIRTVRRALTNVRNDSKLSLKSKDAHQFITDQEYSFNIVLENLSIKSPIFRHSLRLTTAIILAYISGTALGIINTYWILLTLIVIMRPYYGLTKERSINRIIGTLAGAVIATIIILLTQNPVVYGVLAAISLTIAFSLIQQSYRSAAAFITINVIFVYSLITPNAFEVIQYRVLDTVLGAVLAVVANYLFWPSWEAMNLDKFLTSSIRANAKYLIAIRHLYHNKQTTELDYKIPRKEAFLSVSNLNAAFQRMTQDPKSKQKSSDLIYEMVALNNTILSTLASLGTFIMHHKTTEASVHFRKMVIYIDLTLKNAAKEIDKIEVNPSKRPKNVDDAKENLKFSYDNLVKERETEIEQGNIDIEEEMLSNLQEAHLIYNQLIWLKDLAEKLETASRKYRNRCAV from the coding sequence ATGATTAAGGATTGGCTACGATTATCTTCCCTATATTTTAGAAGCGCCTACTTTTTCCGTGCCTGTAAATTTACCGTAGCGGTATTGCTGCCTTTAGTCACCCTTGGACTGTTGGGATACATTGAATTTGCGGTACCTATTGCCATTGGGGTATTTTTAAATGCCCCCAGCGATATTCCTGGGAGTTTAAAAAGAAAGGTCTATGGGATTCTAATAAGTATAGCCCTCACCATGGGGGTCACCTTAATCGTTAGCCTTTCCCAACCACACTTCTGGTTATTACTAGTTGTAATTACCCTGCTTGCCTTTTCAATTTCCCTGCTAGCCGTTTATGGGTTTAGAGGTTCTCTTGTAGCATTTTCAGGACTTCTGGCAATGGTACTGGGCCTTGCACATGGGATCTCTTCCATTGCCCTTTGGATGCATGTTTTATTGCTCGGGGGTGGAGGACTATTTTATCTGGCCGTTTCCCTATTGACCCATAGAATAATACCCAAAAAGGATGAAGACCAATTGCTTTCGGACACCCTTGACCTTACTGGGGATTATCTGGAGGTAAGGGGCCAATTACTGGCCCAAACAGAGAAAAGAGATGAACTATCGCGAAAGTTGTTTAAGCTACAATCGGAAATTAGCGAAAAACACGAGGTTCTGAGAGAGCTACTACTTACTAAGGAAAGAAGGGTAAATAGATCCCATTTTGATGAAAAGCATCTAATGATCTTTATATCTCTTGTAGATATCTTGGAACTTGCCTTAGCCAACAGCTTGGACTACCATAAATTTGACAGTTTGTTTCAGGGACAGGAAAAACCCCTGAAAAAATTCATAAAAGTAAATCGTGTTTTTAGTGAGCAGCTAAAAGTATTATCGGATTGCATTATCACAAAACAGGACATTCCTTCCAAGGCACCAATGATCAAGGCCTTATCTGCTGCAAACCGCGCTATAGCAGACTTTGTAAACGAGGTAAAACTTCCACAGGCTAGGGAAGGCGCTCTCATGCTAAAGAACCTGCACGACTATCAGGCCATGCAACTCCAAAAAATACGGACTGTTCGCAGGGCACTTACCAATGTAAGGAACGATTCCAAACTATCCTTAAAAAGTAAGGATGCCCATCAGTTTATCACTGATCAGGAGTATAGCTTCAATATCGTCCTTGAAAACCTGAGTATTAAATCGCCGATTTTCAGGCATTCCCTCCGACTGACCACTGCGATAATACTTGCCTATATATCTGGGACCGCCCTAGGGATCATAAACACCTATTGGATCTTACTGACGCTTATTGTGATCATGAGACCTTACTATGGACTTACCAAGGAACGATCTATCAATAGAATTATAGGGACCCTAGCCGGTGCCGTCATTGCAACGATCATTATCCTTTTAACGCAAAATCCCGTTGTGTATGGAGTGCTAGCTGCAATATCTCTGACCATTGCCTTCTCTCTAATTCAGCAAAGTTACCGGTCTGCCGCTGCTTTCATCACTATCAATGTAATATTTGTCTACTCACTTATAACTCCTAATGCGTTTGAAGTTATTCAGTATCGAGTGCTAGACACCGTTTTGGGAGCTGTGTTGGCGGTAGTTGCCAACTACCTATTCTGGCCTAGCTGGGAAGCTATGAACTTGGATAAATTCCTCACTTCCAGCATTCGTGCCAATGCCAAATATCTTATTGCCATCCGGCATTTATATCACAACAAACAAACTACGGAATTGGATTATAAAATTCCCAGAAAGGAAGCCTTTTTATCGGTAAGCAATTTAAATGCTGCCTTTCAGCGGATGACCCAAGACCCAAAATCGAAACAAAAATCCTCGGATTTGATCTATGAAATGGTAGCCCTTAACAATACCATCCTTTCTACTTTGGCCTCTTTGGGAACCTTTATCATGCATCATAAAACCACCGAGGCGTCGGTTCATTTTAGAAAGATGGTGATTTATATAGATCTCACCTTGAAAAATGCTGCAAAAGAGATCGATAAGATTGAGGTAAACCCCAGTAAACGCCCCAAAAATGTTGATGACGCCAAAGAAAATTTAAAATTCTCCTATGATAATCTGGTAAAGGAGCGTGAAACTGAAATTGAACAGGGAAATATTGACATTGAGGAAGAAATGCTATCGAACCTTCAAGAGGCACATTTAATCTACAACCAATTAATATGGCTGAAAGATTTGGCTGAAAAACTGGAGACTGCCTCTAGGAAATATAGAAATCGGTGTGCTGTATAA
- a CDS encoding DUF2911 domain-containing protein, which yields MKNLFTITLMVIAMSFTTGANAQKFSGLDKSPADIASYPSDYKVSDKLIKVTYSRPQLKGRSISELAPAGKVWRTGANEAAEITFYKDATVAGKTLAAGTYSLFTVPGEKEWTVILNKNLNQWGAYSYQESADVLRVPATVSRGSESLDAFSIAYKDMDKGTNLVLGWGNTRVSLPIVF from the coding sequence ATGAAAAATCTTTTTACAATTACACTTATGGTTATTGCCATGAGTTTTACCACAGGCGCGAATGCACAAAAATTTAGCGGATTGGATAAAAGTCCAGCCGACATAGCCTCTTATCCTTCAGATTATAAAGTATCAGACAAGTTGATCAAGGTTACTTATAGCAGACCTCAACTAAAAGGAAGATCTATCTCCGAATTGGCACCTGCTGGAAAAGTATGGCGTACTGGAGCCAACGAGGCAGCAGAAATTACATTTTACAAAGATGCTACTGTTGCTGGTAAGACGTTAGCCGCAGGCACTTATTCCTTATTTACAGTTCCTGGGGAAAAAGAGTGGACCGTTATTTTGAACAAGAACTTAAACCAATGGGGAGCCTATTCCTACCAAGAAAGTGCAGATGTCCTTAGGGTACCTGCAACGGTAAGCCGTGGTTCTGAGTCTTTGGATGCGTTTTCCATTGCTTATAAAGATATGGACAAAGGCACCAACTTGGTCTTAGGATGGGGAAATACAAGAGTATCTCTTCCCATCGTATTTTAA
- a CDS encoding mobile mystery protein A produces the protein MRNKKQLLLEQLDQKLKPFRKTEMVLVPDRGWINTIRTALNMTMAQLGAKINITKQGVKRIEESEAKGSISINSLKEIGNALELKLVYGFVPKDGTFDNLIDIKAEKLAKKIVLRTNQNMTLEDQGIGDENIRKSIKELSHEIKREMRKSLWD, from the coding sequence ATGAGAAATAAGAAACAGCTCTTACTTGAACAATTAGACCAAAAACTAAAACCATTTCGCAAAACTGAAATGGTACTGGTCCCGGATAGGGGATGGATAAATACTATCAGAACAGCCCTCAATATGACAATGGCCCAACTTGGGGCAAAAATCAATATAACGAAACAAGGGGTAAAAAGGATTGAAGAAAGTGAGGCAAAAGGCTCAATATCAATAAATTCCTTAAAAGAAATAGGCAATGCTTTGGAGTTGAAACTTGTTTATGGTTTTGTTCCAAAAGACGGAACCTTTGACAATTTAATCGATATAAAAGCGGAGAAATTGGCGAAAAAGATAGTGCTGAGGACAAACCAAAATATGACATTGGAGGACCAAGGAATTGGTGATGAAAACATCCGTAAATCCATAAAAGAATTGTCCCATGAAATAAAAAGAGAAATGAGAAAGTCGCTATGGGATTAG
- the gyrB gene encoding DNA topoisomerase (ATP-hydrolyzing) subunit B has protein sequence MSEEANKDEQKKHNYSADSIQALEGMEHVRMRPSMYIGDVGLRGLHHLVYEVVDNSIDEAMGGHCDTIEVTINEDNSITTKDNGRGIPVDLHKKEGVSALEVVMTKIGAGGKFDKDSYKVSGGLHGVGVSCVNALSKHLRATVHKDGVVWEQEYSKGKALYPVKSIGETDIRGTVVTFTPDDSIFTQTVEYSYDTLANRMRELSFLNKGLTITLTDRRTVDEKGEFLSERFHSEEGLKEFIRFLDGNREMLISSVISMEGEKNDIPVEVAMVYNTSYTENLHSYVNNINTHEGGTHLSGFRRGLTTTLKKYADASGMLDKLKFEVQGDDFREGLTAIVSVKVQEPQFEGQTKTKLGNRDVSAAVSQSVSEMLTNYLEEHPDDAKIIVQKVILAAQARHAATKAREMVQRKTVMSIGGLPGKLSDCSEQDPTLCEVFLVEGDSAGGTAKQGRDRNFQAILPLRGKILNVEKAMTHRVFENEEIKNIYTALGVTIGTEDDSKALNLSKLRYHKVVIMCDADVDGSHIETLILTFFFRYMRELIEGGHVYIATPPLYLVKKGTKKRYAWSDKERDEIAESFNGSVGIQRYKGLGEMNAEQLWDTTMNPEFRTLRQITIENGTETDRVFSMLMGDEVPPRREFIEKNAVYANIDV, from the coding sequence ATGAGCGAAGAAGCAAATAAAGACGAGCAAAAAAAGCATAATTATTCCGCAGATAGTATCCAGGCCCTAGAGGGAATGGAGCACGTACGTATGCGCCCTTCCATGTATATTGGGGATGTAGGACTAAGGGGATTGCATCATTTGGTCTATGAGGTAGTGGATAACTCTATTGATGAGGCAATGGGCGGCCATTGTGATACAATCGAAGTCACCATAAACGAAGATAATTCTATTACTACCAAGGATAACGGTAGAGGTATTCCAGTAGATTTGCATAAAAAAGAAGGAGTTTCCGCATTGGAGGTCGTTATGACCAAAATTGGTGCTGGAGGTAAATTCGATAAAGATTCCTATAAGGTTTCTGGTGGACTCCACGGTGTTGGGGTATCCTGTGTGAATGCATTGTCTAAGCACCTTAGGGCCACCGTTCACAAGGATGGTGTGGTTTGGGAGCAGGAATACAGCAAAGGAAAGGCACTCTATCCTGTAAAAAGTATAGGGGAGACCGATATTAGAGGTACTGTAGTAACCTTTACTCCTGATGATAGCATTTTCACTCAGACGGTAGAATATAGCTATGATACCTTGGCCAACAGAATGCGCGAGCTTTCGTTCTTGAACAAGGGACTGACCATTACGCTTACCGATAGAAGAACGGTGGATGAAAAGGGGGAGTTCTTAAGTGAGCGTTTCCATTCCGAAGAAGGCTTAAAGGAATTTATACGATTTTTGGACGGAAATAGAGAGATGCTAATTTCTAGCGTAATCTCTATGGAAGGCGAGAAAAACGATATTCCCGTTGAGGTTGCCATGGTGTATAACACTTCTTATACCGAAAACCTTCATTCCTATGTGAACAATATTAACACCCATGAAGGGGGAACTCACTTGTCTGGTTTTAGAAGGGGGTTAACAACTACTCTTAAGAAATATGCCGATGCATCGGGCATGTTGGATAAATTGAAATTTGAAGTACAGGGAGACGATTTTAGAGAGGGATTAACCGCTATTGTATCCGTAAAAGTACAGGAGCCTCAGTTTGAGGGACAGACCAAAACCAAATTGGGAAACCGTGATGTCTCTGCAGCTGTTAGTCAGTCTGTTTCCGAAATGTTGACCAATTATTTGGAGGAGCATCCAGATGATGCTAAGATTATCGTTCAAAAAGTAATTTTGGCCGCACAGGCAAGACATGCCGCTACCAAAGCGCGGGAAATGGTCCAGCGTAAAACGGTAATGAGCATAGGAGGTCTACCCGGGAAATTATCGGATTGTTCCGAACAAGATCCAACACTTTGTGAAGTATTCTTGGTGGAGGGTGATTCGGCAGGGGGTACCGCCAAACAAGGTAGGGATCGAAATTTTCAAGCAATTCTTCCGCTAAGGGGTAAAATTCTTAACGTTGAAAAAGCAATGACCCATAGGGTTTTTGAAAATGAGGAAATAAAAAATATATATACTGCATTAGGGGTTACCATCGGAACAGAAGACGATAGTAAAGCCCTTAACTTGTCAAAATTGCGATACCACAAGGTAGTGATTATGTGTGATGCGGATGTGGATGGTAGTCATATTGAAACCCTGATATTGACGTTTTTCTTCAGATATATGAGAGAGTTGATTGAAGGAGGGCATGTGTATATTGCCACCCCACCACTATATTTGGTTAAAAAAGGAACCAAAAAACGGTATGCGTGGAGCGATAAGGAACGCGATGAGATAGCAGAAAGCTTTAATGGTAGTGTTGGTATTCAACGATACAAGGGTCTTGGGGAGATGAATGCGGAACAATTGTGGGATACCACAATGAATCCAGAATTTAGGACCTTAAGGCAGATTACCATTGAAAACGGTACCGAAACAGATAGGGTATTTTCTATGTTGATGGGGGATGAAGTTCCACCACGACGTGAATTTATTGAGAAGAATGCCGTTTATGCGAATATTGACGTATAG
- a CDS encoding DUF6588 family protein, translating to MKYVIASAFLFFGFAGYSQSNVNEVLAAGLNDAEKFTDNYLAPVSEGAIFSLANGWYNTADSKPLGGFEISIIGNMTSFKGKEDKMTFVLNTADYENLKFQDGSASKVVSTALGDLEGIGVYVEGEVLGLPTRENFDLPTGLASEGINFIPTGFVQVSVGLVKGLEVKARFLPKIDTDDVNLGLYGIGVQQEITKWFPIDKILPVAISAVVGYTHLDATYDFTNSNIVDGSDQRLEVDMNVWNFQAVAATKLKIINFYGGIGYVSGKSVTDVLGTYNVRSGLFQQKPYVDPFSFTKKASGVAATLGTKLKLGFFRLNADYTFAEFNNLTVGVNFGFR from the coding sequence ATGAAGTATGTAATTGCAAGTGCATTCTTGTTTTTTGGTTTTGCTGGTTATTCCCAGTCAAATGTAAATGAGGTATTAGCAGCGGGATTAAATGATGCTGAAAAGTTTACCGATAACTATCTGGCTCCAGTTTCCGAAGGTGCTATTTTTAGCTTGGCTAATGGATGGTACAATACGGCCGATTCCAAACCCTTGGGCGGATTTGAAATTTCTATTATTGGAAATATGACCTCCTTTAAAGGTAAGGAAGATAAAATGACTTTTGTATTAAATACTGCCGATTATGAGAACCTAAAGTTCCAGGATGGCAGTGCTTCCAAAGTGGTGTCTACCGCCTTGGGCGATTTAGAAGGTATTGGCGTGTATGTGGAAGGAGAAGTTTTGGGGCTTCCTACCAGAGAAAATTTTGATCTTCCCACGGGATTGGCTTCCGAAGGAATCAATTTTATTCCTACCGGTTTTGTACAAGTAAGTGTGGGACTGGTAAAAGGTTTGGAGGTAAAAGCTAGATTTTTGCCTAAGATAGATACCGATGATGTGAATCTAGGCTTGTACGGGATAGGGGTGCAACAAGAAATTACAAAATGGTTTCCTATAGATAAGATTTTACCAGTGGCTATTTCTGCAGTGGTAGGATATACGCATTTAGATGCAACCTACGATTTTACCAATTCCAATATTGTGGACGGTAGTGATCAGCGGTTAGAAGTGGATATGAACGTATGGAACTTTCAGGCAGTAGCGGCTACGAAATTAAAAATCATCAACTTTTATGGGGGTATAGGATATGTCTCTGGGAAATCTGTTACCGATGTTTTAGGAACCTATAACGTGCGTTCCGGACTATTTCAGCAGAAACCCTATGTTGATCCTTTTAGTTTTACTAAGAAAGCCAGCGGTGTTGCTGCTACCTTGGGAACAAAATTGAAACTTGGTTTCTTTAGGCTAAATGCAGATTACACCTTTGCAGAGTTCAATAACCTTACAGTGGGAGTGAATTTCGGATTTAGATAA
- a CDS encoding GNAT family N-acetyltransferase, producing MERISLSSISDPYFLEAWQLYETSFPKEERRTLAVQEKIMNYKAYNFDLILSEDLVVGFLLWWGFEDVVFVEHFATSPELRGQGYGKKILQGFIKGEGRPVILEVELPEPGIKLRRIEFYKRLGFTLNTHHYVQPPMQKACGAIPLYLMSYPEEFTEESVAHFVTNYHPLIYDQTLL from the coding sequence ATGGAACGTATTTCATTGTCCTCTATATCGGATCCCTATTTTTTGGAAGCATGGCAATTATATGAGACGTCATTCCCTAAGGAGGAAAGGAGGACCTTGGCGGTGCAAGAAAAAATCATGAATTATAAGGCGTATAATTTTGATCTTATACTTTCCGAGGACCTAGTCGTGGGCTTTTTACTTTGGTGGGGCTTTGAAGATGTGGTGTTTGTAGAGCACTTCGCCACCAGCCCTGAACTAAGAGGGCAGGGATATGGTAAAAAGATCTTACAAGGGTTTATAAAGGGGGAAGGAAGACCGGTAATCTTGGAAGTAGAATTGCCAGAACCGGGAATTAAGTTGCGAAGAATAGAATTTTATAAAAGATTGGGCTTTACGTTAAATACGCACCATTATGTGCAACCTCCGATGCAAAAGGCTTGTGGGGCCATACCATTGTACCTCATGTCTTATCCAGAGGAATTTACCGAGGAGTCGGTGGCCCATTTTGTCACTAATTACCATCCGCTGATCTACGACCAAACATTACTTTGA
- a CDS encoding amidohydrolase, translating into MKQYLLIGLGLLGMACEVPKEQADLIVLNANIYTVDDSFSKASAFAVKDGKFIGVGSSEEIEKKYSSDQIMNLEGKTIVPGLIDAHCHFYGLGLNQQVVDLSETTSFQEILDKVTNFQDQDPKDFIVGRGWDQNDWEVKEFPTKEKLDLLFPDTPVALRRIDGHALLVNQKALDMAGITKTTKAVGGEIILRNGEMTGVLVDGPMELVDAIIPKPNRDTKIAALKKAEEICLDNGLTTVNDAGLDRSTIELIDSLQQTGALSIRVYAMVSASQKNLDYYLPKGIMKTDKLNVGSFKVYGDGALGSRGAALREPYSDQAGHFGAMVTPVATIGDIARQIAASDYQMNTHAIGDSANIAVLRAYKEALQGKTDRRWKIEHAQIITPQDFDFFAEGIIPSVQPTHATSDMYWAEDRIGEDRLKGAYAYSSLLNKAGVIALGTDFPVEQVSPFLTFYAAVARKDVKNFPENGFQIKEALSREETLKGMTIWAAFSNFEESEKGSISVNKFADFTVLSDDIMTVPLQEIPQIKAEKTFIGGKTK; encoded by the coding sequence ATGAAACAGTATTTATTAATAGGATTGGGATTATTAGGCATGGCTTGTGAGGTGCCCAAGGAACAGGCAGACTTAATAGTGCTAAACGCCAATATTTATACTGTGGACGATTCCTTTTCCAAAGCATCAGCTTTTGCCGTGAAGGATGGGAAGTTTATAGGGGTGGGTTCTTCTGAAGAAATTGAGAAGAAATATTCTTCCGATCAAATTATGAATTTGGAAGGAAAGACCATTGTACCCGGTTTAATAGATGCCCACTGTCATTTTTATGGATTGGGCCTTAACCAGCAAGTGGTAGATTTATCGGAGACCACTAGTTTTCAGGAAATATTGGATAAGGTTACGAATTTCCAAGACCAAGACCCAAAAGATTTTATAGTAGGCAGGGGATGGGATCAAAACGATTGGGAGGTAAAGGAATTTCCTACCAAAGAAAAGTTGGATTTACTTTTTCCCGATACTCCTGTAGCCTTAAGGCGTATAGACGGGCATGCGCTTTTGGTTAATCAGAAGGCCTTGGATATGGCTGGAATTACCAAAACCACTAAGGCAGTAGGAGGTGAAATTATTCTAAGAAACGGGGAGATGACCGGAGTATTGGTGGATGGCCCCATGGAATTGGTAGATGCTATTATTCCTAAACCCAACAGGGACACAAAAATTGCGGCGCTAAAGAAAGCCGAGGAGATCTGTTTGGATAACGGTTTAACTACCGTGAACGATGCAGGCTTAGATAGGTCTACCATAGAACTTATTGATAGCTTACAACAGACGGGGGCTCTTTCCATTAGGGTATACGCTATGGTAAGTGCCTCCCAGAAAAATTTGGATTACTATTTACCAAAAGGGATCATGAAGACCGATAAACTAAATGTGGGTTCCTTTAAAGTGTATGGAGATGGAGCATTAGGGTCTAGAGGGGCAGCGCTTAGGGAACCTTATTCCGATCAGGCTGGGCATTTTGGAGCAATGGTTACTCCTGTAGCCACTATAGGCGATATTGCAAGACAAATTGCGGCATCGGACTATCAGATGAATACTCATGCTATAGGTGACTCCGCCAATATTGCGGTCCTTAGGGCGTATAAAGAGGCCTTGCAAGGTAAAACAGATCGCAGATGGAAAATAGAACATGCGCAAATAATTACACCACAAGATTTCGATTTTTTTGCGGAAGGGATTATTCCTTCTGTACAGCCTACACATGCGACTAGCGATATGTATTGGGCCGAGGATAGGATAGGGGAAGATCGACTTAAAGGTGCTTACGCCTATAGTTCGTTGTTGAATAAGGCTGGCGTAATTGCCTTGGGAACAGATTTCCCTGTAGAACAGGTGAGTCCCTTTTTAACGTTCTACGCGGCGGTTGCTAGAAAGGATGTGAAAAATTTTCCAGAGAACGGCTTTCAGATCAAAGAAGCACTTAGTAGGGAAGAGACTTTAAAAGGGATGACGATTTGGGCCGCTTTTTCCAATTTTGAAGAATCGGAAAAAGGAAGCATATCGGTAAATAAATTTGCGGACTTTACTGTTTTAAGTGATGATATTATGACTGTTCCCCTACAGGAAATTCCACAAATTAAGGCTGAAAAAACCTTTATAGGAGGGAAAACAAAATAA
- the asnB gene encoding asparagine synthase B → MCGIVCAFDVKESTEALRPQLLEMSKKIRHRGPDWSGIFSNDKAILAHERLAIVDPASGKQPLLSEDGKLILAANGEIYNHRELRKQFEGNYNFQTESDCEVILALYKEKGVDFLDEMNGIFGFAIYDTEKDEYFIARDHMGIIPLYIGWDINGTFYVASELKALEGTCSKIQLFPPGHYLHSKDGEFKRWYSRDWMEYDAVKDNETSIKALKDALEAAVHRQLMSDVPYGVLLSGGLDSSITSAVAKKYAQMRIESDDTTEAWWPQLHSFSVGLEGSPDLAAARKVADHIGTIHHEIKFTIQEGLDAIKDVVYNLETYDVTTIRASTPMYLMARVIKSMGIKMVLSGEGADELLGGYLYFHKAPSPKDFHEETVRKLDKLHMYDCLRANKSLAAWGIEGRVPFLDKEFMDVAMRINPQDKMINGERMEKWVLRKAFEDMLPPSVAWRQKEQFSDGVGYSWIDTLKEVVKVEVTDEQLANAKYRFPLQTPTSKEEFYYRSIFEGHFPSDAAALCVPQEASVACSTKIALEWDEAFKNMNDPSGRAVSNVHADAYVK, encoded by the coding sequence ATGTGTGGAATTGTTTGTGCCTTTGATGTAAAGGAAAGTACGGAGGCTTTAAGGCCCCAGCTTTTAGAAATGTCCAAAAAGATTAGACATAGAGGACCGGATTGGAGTGGTATATTTTCGAACGATAAGGCGATATTGGCCCATGAACGTTTGGCAATTGTAGACCCTGCTTCCGGAAAACAACCTTTGTTGAGTGAGGATGGGAAATTGATCCTTGCAGCAAATGGAGAAATATATAACCACAGGGAGCTGCGTAAACAATTTGAAGGCAATTATAATTTTCAGACCGAATCTGATTGCGAGGTAATTTTGGCCTTGTACAAGGAAAAAGGTGTCGACTTCCTTGATGAAATGAACGGGATTTTTGGCTTCGCCATTTACGATACGGAGAAGGATGAGTATTTTATTGCCAGAGACCATATGGGGATTATTCCACTGTATATTGGATGGGATATTAACGGTACTTTTTATGTGGCTTCGGAACTAAAGGCGCTGGAAGGTACTTGTAGTAAAATACAGTTATTCCCTCCAGGACACTATTTGCACAGTAAGGATGGCGAATTTAAGAGATGGTATTCCAGGGATTGGATGGAGTATGATGCGGTAAAGGATAATGAGACCAGTATAAAAGCTTTAAAAGATGCATTGGAAGCTGCCGTGCACAGGCAATTGATGTCCGACGTGCCTTATGGTGTATTGCTATCCGGTGGATTGGATTCGTCCATTACCTCGGCCGTAGCAAAAAAATATGCTCAAATGCGAATAGAATCGGATGATACTACAGAGGCATGGTGGCCACAATTGCATTCTTTTTCAGTAGGCCTAGAGGGATCTCCGGATCTTGCCGCTGCCAGAAAAGTTGCGGATCATATCGGTACCATCCACCACGAGATAAAATTTACCATCCAGGAAGGATTAGATGCCATTAAAGATGTTGTCTACAACCTGGAAACTTATGATGTTACTACTATTAGGGCCTCTACACCTATGTATCTTATGGCCAGAGTCATAAAGTCTATGGGCATAAAAATGGTATTGTCCGGAGAAGGTGCAGATGAACTTTTAGGGGGGTATCTTTATTTTCACAAGGCGCCAAGCCCAAAAGATTTTCATGAGGAAACGGTACGGAAATTAGATAAGTTGCATATGTACGATTGCCTAAGGGCCAACAAATCTTTGGCTGCTTGGGGTATAGAAGGCAGGGTGCCGTTCTTGGATAAAGAATTTATGGACGTAGCCATGAGGATCAATCCCCAGGATAAAATGATTAATGGCGAACGTATGGAGAAATGGGTGTTGCGTAAGGCTTTTGAGGATATGTTGCCCCCAAGTGTGGCCTGGAGACAGAAAGAGCAATTCTCCGATGGGGTTGGCTACAGTTGGATAGACACTTTAAAAGAAGTGGTGAAAGTTGAGGTTACCGATGAGCAATTGGCAAATGCCAAGTATAGGTTCCCCTTGCAAACCCCTACTTCAAAAGAGGAGTTTTATTACCGTTCTATCTTTGAGGGACATTTTCCATCAGATGCCGCAGCATTATGTGTTCCACAAGAGGCCTCAGTGGCCTGTAGCACCAAAATTGCCCTAGAATGGGATGAAGCATTCAAAAACATGAACGATCCATCAGGTAGAGCGGTGTCTAACGTACACGCTGATGCCTATGTAAAATAA